Genomic window (Nitrospirae bacterium YQR-1):
TCACTGTTTTCAACAGGGGGTTGGAGATTAAACAGGGCAATGCCGGTTTTCATTTTAACAAAGGTCTGGCCTTAAAAACTATCCACAGACTTTCCGAGGCTGTGGCTGAATTCAGCATGGCTTTAAGTCTTGAGCCCGGCTCCACTCTGATACTAAACACTCTCAAAAGCGCTGAGTCGGAACTATCCGCCATAAGAAATACAGAAAAACCCGTTGAGAGCCGCTTTAGGGGAGCGTATGCCCCGGAGCTTGTGACAAAGTCAACAAAGTTAGACAAATGAATTAAAATTGGAATAAGAGATAAAATTAACCGGCAATACAGACCCTGTTGCGGCCTTTGTGCTTGGCATCATACATTGCACCGTCAGCGCGGCTAAGCAGGGTTGCCTGTACATCACCTGTCTTGTTCTGGCTGACTCCGACGCTGGCCGTTATAAAAAATTCCTCGTTTTCATAGATAACCGGTGTTTCAGCCAGAGTGGTTCGTATCCGCTCAGCCACAGCCGCAGCATCGGACTCCCCTGTCTCAGGCAATACTATGGCAAACTCCTCTCCCCCGATTCTCCCTATAAAATCATTAGCTCTGAGTCCCGAGGTCTGCACAACGGCCGCCAAAGTCCGCAGTGCCTCATCCCCCGCCCCGTGCCCCCGCGTATCGTTGACTAATTTAAAATGGTCAAGGTCTATCATCAGCACGCTGAACATATGGTTATAGCGGCGAGCCCGTTCTAACTCGGTTGTTAAGAGTTCCATAAAATAGCCGCGGTTATTCACACCGGTCAGGGGATCGGTGTGTGCTATTTTTCTGAGCTCCCGCTCCCTGAGTTTGAGCTTGCGCATGGATTCATCCAACTGCTCCACCATCACATTAAATGCTGCCGAGAACTCCCCCATAAAATCAACCCGCTGCGTAAAGTCCCCCTTTGCAATTGCTTTGGTCTGCCATGTAAGGTGGCGCAGTGAGGCCTGTAATCCCTTTATTGTTCCTGCAATATAGCCTTTTTTATGTACCGGATAGGCAAGATCACCCACAGATGCAGCCATTATGGCATTACGCACCTCCAGCAGCGACTCGTAAATATGCTCAAAACCCTCTACTTCTGACAGCTCCTTTGGAGGCTCCTGTGCTACCACTCGCCCGTCAAGCAGATTCTTCAAAGACCTGATTGCCTTATCAAGCGTATATGACAAATCCACAGACACCTATTTCCTGCTCCCTGAGTTTTCCGCCTTTGCCGAGAACCGGCAGGTACGATCTCCGGTACACCAGCAGTCTATTTCCTTAACTTTGAACTTCATTCCTGTGAAACTCTCCAGAAGTGCTGCAATAAATCCCTCGTCATAAACACAGACCTCGTGGTCAAGCTCCGGAAGCCCTGAGCAGTCAAGGTCCTCTGAGACGGTAAGAACAAACTCACCGGTTTCCACATCCGCCTGTTCAAGCCGTAATATGCCGATTCCCATATCTTTCAAAACCTGTTGAAGCTCACGGACAAACTCACCCAGGTCTGAGGTGGGCCTCAGCATGTTGGCATAAAACTCTCTGCCTGAGAGATTGCCCGCTTCATAAAAAATCTGATCTGTCTTTTCCGTTCCAAGGTGCTGCTCTAAGACATCCCGAAAGGTAAACAACAGCAGACGATATACCTCAAGGCGGGTCTTATTGCCCAGATTCGGACGCCCTGTGGCAATATCACCCAGCAGCTCCCATGAAAACTTATACTTCCTGTCACTATTCATTGCATCACTCCTTTTGCCTCAGTTAAGAGAGCCTGCTCTGTTGTTTGCCAATGAGAAAATCCTTTCACGAACTTTGACGGCAATAATGTTTGGATCAAATTTTCCGAGAAAATCATCGGCTCCCGCCTGCATTGCTTTTCCCACATTCGACTGCCCTGTCATGGAACTGTGTAAGAACACACAAAGCCCGGAAAGTTTTGGATTTTCTTTTATTTTCCGCACAAATGTAAAACCGTCCATTCCGGGCATTTCTATATCTGAAATTATCAGATGGAACCTGTCGGTTATAGCTACAGTGTCTTTTGAAAAATCCTCCAGCAGTTGATACGCCGTTACGGCGCTGTCTAAAAGTGTATATGTTAATCCCAACTGGTCTAACACATTCTGAATCATAGTTCTTGCCGATTTTGAGTCATCAACCACAAGTACGTGATATTCCTTAAATTCTATACTGTCTGTCTTAATCTCTTCTCTCAGCTTTTCTGAAATATTACCTTCTATTCCGATTATCTCATAAAGGATTTTCTCTATATCAAGAATCTGCACAGCCTTGTCATCTTCTATATAGGTAAGGGCTGTAAGATATGCCGATTTACCTATCACCGAGGAAGGACGCTTGATATCCGCCCAGTTTTTGTTTATCAGGGCGTTGGGCTCTTTAATCAAAAAACCATGCACACTTTTATTGTATTCGCATATTATTATATAGCTTATTGTGTTTTTATAATCAACACTATCCATCCCAAGCGCTTCCGAGAGGTCTATTATTGTAATGGCTTTTCCCCTGAAATTAATTGATCCGTTTACAGAGTGGTGAGAGTTAGGCATCTTTATAATTTTAGGTGGACACTCAATCACCTCGATTATCTTAAACACATTTATCCCGTAGAGTTGATTATCTGTTAAAAAAAAAGTGAGCATCTCCATCTGGTTTGATGTGGCCAGATTTGCCCGCTGAAAAACCTCCTCCATTAACTCAGCCATTTATATCCTCCCTTACTTAATTTTTTTGTAACTGTATATCTTATACTTTTAAAGCTACTCCAGATTAATTATAGCACATTGAATTTTAAAGGTTATACATGATACCATACGGATATGGTCTGAAGCAGAAAAAATATGCTTTTTTAGTTAGTTTTTTTTAGAAGGAGGGCACGGGATGTCCGGTAAGTATTGGGATGATATGGAAGAGTTCATGTCTATACATGAGAGAGTGAAGAAACTATTTCACAGCACAGGGGATGAGGCCGTAACTCAACAGCCATGTGCGTGGAGTCCGCCTTTTGATATATACGAAACAGAAAGAGATTTCATGGTAAAAGCCGATATCCCTGCAGTTAGTGAGGATGAGCTGTCCATCAGAACAGAAAATAACCTGCTCATAATAACGGGACAGAGAAAGCCCGGCACTGATACCGGTAAAGAATTCTACCACTGCATGGAACGGAACTTTGGAAAGTTTATGCGTTCTTTTCTACTTCCAGATACGGTTGACTTTAACAATATTAACGCCACACTGATTGATGGTGTGCTGAGCGTTATTCTTCCAAAGATTGATGACAAGGATGCTGAAAAAAATAAGGTTATAATTTAGAATTATTATATAGTGCGGAAGGTGATATGCTTGTTGGGGTAATGAGCGACTCACACGATAATATGGATAATTTGAAACGTGCCGTAGATTTATTTAATAAAAGAGGGGTTTCAAAGGTGCTCCACGCCGGTGATTTTACCTCCGGCTTCACATTCAGAATACTTAAAGATTTAGAAGCTGAGTTTACCGGTATCTTTGGGAATAATGACGGCGATATATACCTGCTGAACAGACATTCAAACGGCAGAATCTATAAACAGCCATGTGAATTAGTTCTTGACGGCAAAAAGGCTGTCATGATTCATGAGCATTTTTTAGTTAAAGCACTCACACACTCAGGGCTTTACGATATTGTCATATACGGACACACACATGTGGCGGTACAGCAAAGAACAGGTTCTACCCTTGCACTTAATCCCGGGGAGTTATGCGGCTGGTTACATGGTGCAGCCACTGTGGCTCTTTTAGATACTGATACACTGGATACTGAGATCATCAGACTGTACTGAGCAGGTGCAAATTGAAAAGAAACTTGTATTTATGCTACTATCAAACGGTGATTATTAGTGCACAAAAGCCATTTACATACACTGTGATTAAAGTACAGACAGGTTTTTGAATCGAGAGCCTGAGCATATGTACAGGCTTAAACCATAAAATGGAGGTAAAAATTTAATGTTCAGAGGAGAGTTAATGAGAAAGCAGCACGATATGTACAGGGTAAAAAAACTGAGAGTTTTCTTCTGGTTGTTGGCTGTTTTGATAGCCCTATCTTTTACGGACCAGGTGTTTGCAGAAAAGGGCACTGTTGCGCCTGATCCAATACAGCCGTCTGAATCCGTCACAAAGGACCTAAAGGACACCGATGGCCCAAAGCCCTCAAAAGAGGAGACAATTGCCTATATACAGGAAAAATGCGATAACATGAAGTTCTATGACGATAAAATTATTGACAGAGTGTATCTTGAGGGCTGTAATCTCATCCTTTTAGGAACAACAGGTAAGTTTGGGGAAAAGGATAGTGCCAGAGTGAAAAAGACTGTACCGTTGGCTGATATGGACCCCGGTGTCATCAGACTTGGTTTTGATCCTGCACGTGTCATGTACACCGGATTTATTAACTCCGGAGTTCAGGTTAATTCAAGAAATGAGGAACGTAAGATATCTGTAGTCAGAGAGAGTTATGATTCTGACGGTAAGTACAGAAAAGAGGAAATTAAGGAAGTCAGTGCTACCTTCCACTGTAAGAATGAAACCATGGCGCAAAAAGTGGCAAAGGCGGCGGCTCGTTTAATAGAAGTTTGCGGCGGTAAAAAAGAGCTGTTTTAGAGTTTTATAAAAAAATATTTCAGCGGCACTTTTATATCTTGACAAAGCATAGCAGACTTATGTAAATTTACTGTGACTAAAGTAGTATATGAAAAAATAAAAAGGTCCTATTAAAGAGACCTGAGAAGTGGAATGTAAGTCCAATAATATACGAATAGTGCTCCAGGGTGGAGTTTTAGTAAATATTTGGAACTGAGTGGAGGGTTTAGATATGGAAAATATCGCACATGGTGGATACCATGATTCCGGTGATATTCATCACGAGGTAGAGTTAAGTCCCTGGCCTCTTGTTACTGCTTTGGGTAGTTTTCTTATTCCAATTTCGTTTATGCTTACGTTTTCGTGGGGTATGTCACATTTGGGTCTTCTTATGGCAGGTGTTGCACTTGTTGTTCTTATAACAGGTCTTTTCGGGTGGCTTTCCGAGGTGCATGCTAAAAAAGGTGAAAACAAAATAAGCATGACGGCGATAATTATATTTATCTGTTCTGAGGTAGCGCTTTTTGGTGGGCTCTTTGGTGGATATCTATACACTTTGCTCCCGTCTGAGCTCTGGCCCCCTGCCAGCACTCCAGCCGGTGTGCCCCCTATGGGACTGGCTGTTGTCATGACCATATTTCTTATATCTTCATCGGCCACCATCCACAGTGCTGAATCAAAACTTGAAAAGGGTGATTCCGGCGGCGCATCTTCAGGGCTTATATTCACTTTCATTTTAGGTTTCGCATTTGTAGCTTGTATGGCTTATGAGTGGCACCACTTGATTTCCACGGGATTTTCAGTTTCTACAAATGAATATGGTATGTTTTTTTATCTTATAACCGGCTTTCATGGCTCTCATGTCATTGTTGGCCTGATTATGCAATTGTTTGTTCTTACAATGGTAAAACGCGGCAGGATTTCAAAAGACAGACACGTTTTTGCAACCGTAACCGGCCTGTACTGGCACTTTGTTGACATAGTCTGGCTGCTGGTTGTTTCGTTGATATATATAATTCCTTACGTTAAAACCGGTCAATAGGCTGGTATGCACATATTGTTTTTTATTCTGCTGCTTTTAGCGGCCTCTCAGGCGGAGGGCTTTGTGCCGGGCACGGGTGATTCGACCTTTGACCCTAAATCGCTCAGCATAAATGAAGACGATTTTCTGGGGAAAATAGTCCCTGATATAACATTTACTGATGAAAATTCAAACCGGTTTAAGCTGTCGGATTTTTCAGGTAAACCTCTGATACTCTCTATCATATATTACAATTGCTACCAGACATGCCCGGTGTTAAATGAGGGATTAAGTGCTGCCTTATCAAAAGCAAACCTTCGTTTAGGTCAGGACTACAATGTAATCACGCTGAGTTTTGACCATAAAGAGGATGTTACTTTAGCCGCCCAATTCCGTAAGAGCCTCAATATAAAAATGAAGGGTGAGGTTCCCGGCAATTTTGATAAGTGGATTTTTGCTGTAAGCACTGAGCGGGAAATAAAAGCACTTACTGAGTCTGTGGGCTACAGGTTTTTCTTTTCTGAGCAGGACAAACTCTTTGTGCATCCAAATGTTTATATTTTTCTATCTCCGGAGCGCAAGATAACAAGGTACCTTTTCGGACTATACCCGCCGGCGTTTGACGTAAAAATTGCTTTAATTGAATCAGGCAGGAGTAAGATTGGGAAGTTCCCGATAGTAGGCGCAGTGGCGCTTGCCTGCTATAAGTATGATACAAAGAT
Coding sequences:
- a CDS encoding SCO family protein, which produces MHILFFILLLLAASQAEGFVPGTGDSTFDPKSLSINEDDFLGKIVPDITFTDENSNRFKLSDFSGKPLILSIIYYNCYQTCPVLNEGLSAALSKANLRLGQDYNVITLSFDHKEDVTLAAQFRKSLNIKMKGEVPGNFDKWIFAVSTEREIKALTESVGYRFFFSEQDKLFVHPNVYIFLSPERKITRYLFGLYPPAFDVKIALIESGRSKIGKFPIVGAVALACYKYDTKIRGYRLNLPLIFASVGFLLALLTGLIVFLFSRNLKKKKMAYTKPINFEGGSE
- a CDS encoding metallophosphoesterase translates to MLVGVMSDSHDNMDNLKRAVDLFNKRGVSKVLHAGDFTSGFTFRILKDLEAEFTGIFGNNDGDIYLLNRHSNGRIYKQPCELVLDGKKAVMIHEHFLVKALTHSGLYDIVIYGHTHVAVQQRTGSTLALNPGELCGWLHGAATVALLDTDTLDTEIIRLY
- a CDS encoding Hsp20/alpha crystallin family protein, with protein sequence MSGKYWDDMEEFMSIHERVKKLFHSTGDEAVTQQPCAWSPPFDIYETERDFMVKADIPAVSEDELSIRTENNLLIITGQRKPGTDTGKEFYHCMERNFGKFMRSFLLPDTVDFNNINATLIDGVLSVILPKIDDKDAEKNKVII
- a CDS encoding heme-copper oxidase subunit III translates to MENIAHGGYHDSGDIHHEVELSPWPLVTALGSFLIPISFMLTFSWGMSHLGLLMAGVALVVLITGLFGWLSEVHAKKGENKISMTAIIIFICSEVALFGGLFGGYLYTLLPSELWPPASTPAGVPPMGLAVVMTIFLISSSATIHSAESKLEKGDSGGASSGLIFTFILGFAFVACMAYEWHHLISTGFSVSTNEYGMFFYLITGFHGSHVIVGLIMQLFVLTMVKRGRISKDRHVFATVTGLYWHFVDIVWLLVVSLIYIIPYVKTGQ
- a CDS encoding chemotaxis protein: MAELMEEVFQRANLATSNQMEMLTFFLTDNQLYGINVFKIIEVIECPPKIIKMPNSHHSVNGSINFRGKAITIIDLSEALGMDSVDYKNTISYIIICEYNKSVHGFLIKEPNALINKNWADIKRPSSVIGKSAYLTALTYIEDDKAVQILDIEKILYEIIGIEGNISEKLREEIKTDSIEFKEYHVLVVDDSKSARTMIQNVLDQLGLTYTLLDSAVTAYQLLEDFSKDTVAITDRFHLIISDIEMPGMDGFTFVRKIKENPKLSGLCVFLHSSMTGQSNVGKAMQAGADDFLGKFDPNIIAVKVRERIFSLANNRAGSLN
- a CDS encoding 4-vinyl reductase; protein product: MNSDRKYKFSWELLGDIATGRPNLGNKTRLEVYRLLLFTFRDVLEQHLGTEKTDQIFYEAGNLSGREFYANMLRPTSDLGEFVRELQQVLKDMGIGILRLEQADVETGEFVLTVSEDLDCSGLPELDHEVCVYDEGFIAALLESFTGMKFKVKEIDCWCTGDRTCRFSAKAENSGSRK
- a CDS encoding GGDEF domain-containing protein yields the protein MSVDLSYTLDKAIRSLKNLLDGRVVAQEPPKELSEVEGFEHIYESLLEVRNAIMAASVGDLAYPVHKKGYIAGTIKGLQASLRHLTWQTKAIAKGDFTQRVDFMGEFSAAFNVMVEQLDESMRKLKLRERELRKIAHTDPLTGVNNRGYFMELLTTELERARRYNHMFSVLMIDLDHFKLVNDTRGHGAGDEALRTLAAVVQTSGLRANDFIGRIGGEEFAIVLPETGESDAAAVAERIRTTLAETPVIYENEEFFITASVGVSQNKTGDVQATLLSRADGAMYDAKHKGRNRVCIAG